GCTTTGTGGAGATCGAAGAGATTCGCCGCGTCGGCGGCCTCGCGGTCGGCGTGGCCAGCGAAGAAGAATCGCGCGAAGGCGTCAATGAGTGGAAACGTCAACGCCTGATCCGCGCGGGGGCCGACGTAATCATCGGCGACTATCGCTGCCTGGATGAACTGCTGGACGTGCTAGGAATCGGCTGACGTCCCT
The DNA window shown above is from Planctomycetia bacterium and carries:
- a CDS encoding HAD family hydrolase, encoding FVEIEEIRRVGGLAVGVASEEESREGVNEWKRQRLIRAGADVIIGDYRCLDELLDVLGIG